TTAACAAAGTAAAAAATAAGAATATTGAAGATAATGAGATAGCAATTGCTGATTTGAATGAAATTATTGGTGAAATTATAGCTTACTATAATTACATTGGTGATGATCACCAACTACAAGAAGATGTTGAGATTTCTTTGCAATGGTATCGCAATTCGATTGAAAATCATAAACACAATCTAGTATAGAAAGGAAAGTACATATGAAACTAAAACGTGATGTACTAGGCGTTGTACTGGCATTTATGACTGCTGGTTTCATCGCAACAGAGATAAATGCAGATGCTTATCAAAAAGTTTATGATACCCAGACTAAACAAGAACAAAAAATACACCAAGTAGTTAATTCAGAGTTTATTTCGAATCAAGATAAAAAAGACTTACAACAAACAGTAATGGATTTCGATAAAGCAAAAACTAAAGAAAATCGGGATTCATTACAAGAAAAAAATATTTATCAAGAAAAATTGCTAACAAAAATTACCAGTAGACTAGAAAAAAGGAAGCGGAAATAGCGACCAAAGAATACAGCAACGTAGCCTCTAATTTAATTGAATTAACTAAAAAAAGTAACGAAGTCTTTATTCCAAGTGAAGACGAAAAACAAGTTGAAGATCTAGCTGGGGAACTAGAGAAAATTAACTCGCCACAAAAAGTAAAACCCGTTCGACAATTAGCAGAAAAAATGGCAGCACTGGCAACAAGAATGACAGCTAATCAAGCAGAAATGAAAGATTTTGTAGATAATCTAAAAGAAGTTAACAAAACTGCTGTGCTGTTACAAAAAAACAAATTTTTAACTAAAACGGATAAAAGTGAATTAGGAAAACTACAAAAAGAAAATGAAGAATATTTTAAAGATGCTGATAGTCTTATAACAGTGCAAAAACAGTATGATAACTCCAACAATTTACTCATAACTTTACAAGAACGTGCAAAAGATACAGAACAAGACTTTAGAGAAAATGAAAAAGTTGCACGTAAATTAATTCAAGCAACTAATGAATTACTCGCTAAAGGTGACTTGAATTCTGATGAAAGAGCAGAATTAAACGGCATTAGGACAGGTTTAAACGAGGCGCTTAGTTTGAAAAATTATCAAACAGGAGATTTGTCTAGTAGTTATACAACATTAAAAATAAGTTATGATAGTTCCTACAAATTAAGCAATGAGCGTAAAGAACAGACAAAACGGCTTGCACAAGAAGCTGCTAGAAAAAAAGCTGAAGAAGAAAAAGCAGCGCAAAAACAAACACAGGCTAACACGTTATTAAATAATAAAACGCCAGCTCCAATTCCAAATTCGGGAGGCTGGAACCAAGCACCAGCAGGTTATAAGTTCTTAAAAGTAGAAAGTGGGAAAACATACGGTCAAGTAAAAAATCCCGATAATTTTCGGTTAATTACAGAAGCTGAAGCAGCAAAGTATACACCAGGGCATGTGAATGGGTCTGCTAAACAGTAGAAAAAATAATCTTAGGGGCAATTTTTGTTCTTAAGATTATTTTTTTCAGTGTAATCTCTTTCATTAATTGCTAATATTGAGATAAGAGAAAGTAAAAAGAGGGGTACTATGACACAATTTAAAATTGCATTTTTTGATATTGACGGAACATTGGCCGATAATGAATTGTCCCATGAGCTGGGAATTTTGCCAAGAATTCCAGCTTCTGCTAGAGCAGCTTTGCGACAGCTAAAGAAAAATGGGATTGAGCCTGTAATTGCTTCAGGACGTAATCACTTGATGTTACGAGAATTTGCAACTGAATTAGGTGTAGAAAGTTTAGTTGCATCTAATGGCACACAAGTTTTATATAAAGGAAAAGAATTAGCAATTCATCCTATTGAGCCTAAAACTTTAAGAGCAACAATGGCGGAGTTTGATCGACAAAAAATTCGTTATATTATTGAAACACCAGAACGTTTTTTAGCGACAAGTATGGAAGTTGCAACTAAAGACGCTGCTGCAAGATATATTGAATATGTGAATGACATTCAGAAATTGCCACAGAATGTCGTTCAATTAATTGTTCGCATGGAAAATCGTCACCATCTTCAGTTAGAAAATAATTCATTGATTGCTGAAAAAGTAGCACCCGTTGTCATGGATGTTCATTTAGCTCATGTATCAAAAGCGACTGGCGTATATGAAATATTGAAAAAGTTAAACATTTCGCCAGAAGAAGCATTGGCTTTTGGTGACGAGGAAAATGATTTGGCAATGTTTGATGTAGTTGGTTATTCTGTTGCGATGGGAAATGCCTGTGAAGCTTTAAAATCTAAAGCAAAATTTGTAACACGA
The genomic region above belongs to Enterococcus saigonensis and contains:
- a CDS encoding Cof-type HAD-IIB family hydrolase, producing MTQFKIAFFDIDGTLADNELSHELGILPRIPASARAALRQLKKNGIEPVIASGRNHLMLREFATELGVESLVASNGTQVLYKGKELAIHPIEPKTLRATMAEFDRQKIRYIIETPERFLATSMEVATKDAAARYIEYVNDIQKLPQNVVQLIVRMENRHHLQLENNSLIAEKVAPVVMDVHLAHVSKATGVYEILKKLNISPEEALAFGDEENDLAMFDVVGYSVAMGNACEALKSKAKFVTRKVGDNGIWHACEMLGLVK